The following coding sequences are from one Eptesicus fuscus isolate TK198812 chromosome 7, DD_ASM_mEF_20220401, whole genome shotgun sequence window:
- the CBX6 gene encoding chromobox protein homolog 6, translated as MELSAVGERVFAAESIIKRRIRKGRIEYLVKWKGWAIKYSTWEPEENILDSRLIAAFEQKERERELYGPKKRGPKPKTFLLKARAQAEALRISDVHFSVKPSASASSPKLHSSAAVHRLKKDIRRCHRMSRRPLPRPDPQGGSPGLRPPISPFSETVRIINRKVKPREPKRNRIILNLKVIDKGTGGGGAGQGAGNLARPKVPSRNRVIGKSKKFSESILRTQIRHMKFGTLALYNKPPAPGPLPAPPASKADLAGSAAPGLLLAAPAASYDARSSSSSGCPSPAPQSSSDPDDSPPKLLPETMSPSAPDWQEPEVLDLSISPESAATSKRAPPGAAPSASQEPPPAPEPAGAPEPEAGDWRPEMSPCSNVVVTDVTSNLLTVTIKEFCNPEDFEKVAAGVAGSAGGGGSSGVSK; from the exons ATGGAGCTGTCTGCAGTGGGCGAGCGGGTCTTCGCGGCGGAATCCATCATCAAACGGCGGATTAGAAAG GGACGCATCGAGTACCTGGTGAAATGGAAGGGGTGGGCCATCAA GTACAGCACTTGGGAGCCCGAGGAGAACATCCTGGACTCGAGGCTCATCGCCGCCTTCGAGCAGAA GGAGAGGGAGCGTGAGCTGTATGGGCCCAAGAAGAGGGGACCCAAACCCAAAACTTTCCTCCTGAAG GCGCGGGCCCAGGCCGAGGCCCTCCGCATCAGCGATGTGCACTTCTCTGTCAAGCCCAGCGCCAGCGCCTCCTCGCCCAAGCTGCACTCCAGCGCAGCCGTGCACCGGCTCAAAAAGGACATCCGCCGCTGCCACCGCATGTCCcgccgccccctgccccgcccagaCCCCCAGGGGGGCAGCCCGGGCCTGCGCCCGCCCATCTCGCCTTTCTCGGAGACCGTGCGCATCATCAATCGCAAGGTGAAGCCTCGGGAGCCCAAGCGGAACCGCATCATCCTGAACCTGAAGGTCATCGACAAGGGCACGGGCGGAGGgggcgctgggcagggggccgGAAACCTTGCCCGCCCCAAAGTCCCCTCTCGGAACCGAGTCATCGGCAAGAGCAAGAAGTTCAGCGAGAGCATCCTGCGCACGCAGATCCGCCACATGAAGTTCGGCACCTTGGCGCTGTACAACAAGCCGCCCGCGCCCGgccccctgccggccccgcccGCCAGCAAGGCCGACCTCGCCGGCTCCGCCGCCCCGGGGCTGCTCCTGGCGGCCCCCGCTGCCTCCTATGATGCCCGCAGCTCCAGCTCCTCCGGCTGCCCCTCGCCAGCACCACAGTCCTCCTCCGACCCTGACGACTCgccccccaaactgctccccgAGACCATGAGCCCATCGGCCCCCGACTGGCAGGAGCCTGAGGTGCTCGACCTGTCCATCTCTCCCGAGTCGGCAGCCACCAGCAAGCGGGCCCCTCCCGGCGCCGCTCCATCTGCCAGCCAggagcctccccccgcccccgagcccGCGGGCGCCCCTGAGCCGGAGGCTGGGGACTGGCGCCCTGAGATGTCCCCCTGCTCCAATGTGGTCGTCACCGACGTCACCAGCAACCTCCTGACCGTCACTATCAAGGAGTTCTGCAACCCTGAGGATTTCGAGAAGGTGGCTGCTGGGGTAGCAGGCTCTGCTGGTGGGGGCGGCAGCAGTGGGGTGAGCAAGTGA